From the genome of Carassius gibelio isolate Cgi1373 ecotype wild population from Czech Republic chromosome A16, carGib1.2-hapl.c, whole genome shotgun sequence, one region includes:
- the LOC128030789 gene encoding non-histone chromosomal protein HMG-17, producing MPKRKIDGEKAAKGKEEPTRRSARLSAKPAPPKAEPKPKKAAPKKPAKGKKGSNPAENGDAKADQAQKVDATGDAK from the exons ATGCCCAAAAGAAAG ATTGATGGTGAGAAGGCCGCCAAAGGCAAGGAGGAG CCAACAAGACGCTCTGCGAGGTTGTCTGct AAACCAGCTCCTCCTAAAGCAGAGCCAAAGCCCAAAAAAGCCGCCCCTAAG AAGCCAGCCAAGGGGAAGAAGGGCAGCAACCCTGCTGAAAACGGAGATGCCAAGGCAGACCAG GCACAAAAGGTTGACGCCACTGGCGATGCTAAATGA
- the LOC128030025 gene encoding dehydrodolichyl diphosphate synthase complex subunit DHDDS encodes MSWIREQKPSFIERLTGNILKAGPMPKHVAFIMDGNRRFAQKAHVQRQEGHSQGFEKLAETLRWCLHLGIHEVTVYAFSIENFKRSKEEVDGLMELARQKFSRLLTEQENLEKHGVCIRVLGDLTLLPADLQQLIAKAVVATKAHNKCFLNVCFAYTSRHEIANAVKEMAWGVEQGLIKPSDVSEVLLGECLYSSNSPNPDLLIRTSGEVRLSDFLLWQTSYSCLVFQSVLWPEYSFWNLCEAVLQYQLSYQSLQKAQALHREGQELQQMEADRSCVAELLQHRGNGKPLDAQSRQKELLKYTAGREERVRCFLNALQHKRDTVFRDLSSQAVVA; translated from the exons ATGTCATGGATTCGAGAGCAGAAACCATCCTTTATAGAAAGACTCACTGGCAACATCCTAAAG GCAGGACCAATGCCCAAACACGTGGCCTTCATCATGGACGGTAACCGGCGTTTCGCCCAAAAAGCACATGTGCAGAGACAGGAGGGTCACTCGCAGGGCTTTGAGAAACTGGCAGAG ACGCTGCGCTGGTGTCTACACCTGGGCATTCATGAGGTGACGGTGTATGCATTCAGCATTGAGAACTTCAAGCGCTCCAAAGAAGAGGTGGatggtctgatggagctggccaGACAGAAGTTCAGCCGGCTGCTGACAGAGCA GGAGAATCTGGAGAAGCATGGTGTGTGTATCCGTGTGCTGGGAGATCTGACTCTTCTGCCGGCAGATCTGCAGCAGCTCATTGCCAAAGCTGTGGTGGCAACTAAAGCACACAACAA gtgttttctgAACGTGTGCTTTGCTTATACCTCAAGACATGAAATTGCAAATGCGGTGAAGGAAATGGCTTGGGGAGTAGAGCAGGGCCTGATAAAACCCAG TGATGTGTCTGAGGTGCTCCTCGGTGAGTGTCTGTATAGCAGTAATTCTCCAAACCCAGATCTGCTCATCCGTACGTCTGGAGAAGTGCGTCTTAGTGATTTCCTACTGTGGCAG ACCTCTTATTCCTGTCTAGTGTTCCAGTCGGTCCTGTGGCCGGAATATTCATTCTGGAATCTGTGTGAAGCTGTTTTACAGTACCAGCTAAGTTATCAATCTCTCCAG AAAGCTCAAGCTCTGCACAGAGAAGGCCAAGAGCTGCAGCAGATGGAAGCGGATCGCTCCTGTGTAGCTGAGCTCCTGCAGCATCGTGGGAATGGAAAGCCCTTGGATGCTCAGAGTCGACAGAAAGAACTGTTGAAGTACACCGCCGGCAGAGAGGAGAGGGTTCGCTGCTTTCTCAACGCCCTTCAGCACAAGAGAGACACTGTCTTCAGGGATTTAAGCAGCCAGGCTGTCGTGGCGTAG